The nucleotide window AattgtttttcttaatttattgtgGATTGCATACTAGAATTGGAATTGGTTACTTAGTAAGTTGGATGCATTTTATTGATTTGAAACAGGGATGCCCTGTGGCCATGCTTGTGCTGGAATGGCTAGGGCAAGTAGGTAGCCCGAAGACTTCTGTCATAAATGGTTGACAATGGATGCATACAATGACACCTATGCATTCCATATCAATCATATTCCTGGCCAGAAACTATGGAAGAAGTCACTTTACAAAAAACCACAAACACCCAAATTTAAGAAGATGCCAGGGACAcccaagaagaaaagaagaaaggaagttGATGAAGGCCCGGTTGGAGGCAAGAAGCAAAAGATCACCAAGATGAAGAGGGTATATAAAGAGGGTTCATGCCGTCATTGTGGTGGCAAGGGTCACAACAAGAGCAATTGTGCTAAGAAGAAGGCTGACGACGAGGCTGCAGCTGTGGCAGCTGTTGCAGCTGCTGCTCCTAGTGAAGCTAATACAGGAAATCAGCAACAACCTCTCCCTGCTGCACCTGAAGTCCCAGATGAGGGCAATGCTACTGAGATTGAGGTAGGCATGAGTCAACCAATGGTgtcaaaaaatgaaaatgaagaatCCCACCAAGTAAATCAGCCACAGGCAAGGCCACCAAAGCTCcctcaaaaaagaagacaaCCTCCACCACCTGCAATAGCTTCGATTCCTCCAGCAGCAACCAGTGCTCCTCCACTAACTGTTTCAAATGCTTCTCCACCAGCTACTGTTCCAATTTCAAATACTCCACCTCCGACAAGTGTTTGTATCGATCCAATGGTTGGTGCATCAGTAGCTACAACTTCAAGGTTGCGTAATGCCATGCGTTTTGTTCCAACTCCGGGGTTCAAACCACCAAGAAAATTCAATAAATgaacattttactatttttctgTTAAGATATTTTGCTTTTAAACATTGAAATTTATGGTTTCTGAGTTCCATGTGTCAAGGTGTATGTGTTTTGGATTATGATAGTTAAATACTCTATGTTGTCTTTTGATCGTGTCTAGTTTGACACAGACaactttgaaaaataattaacaatgtgGGAATGTTATTATTGaatgtttcaaattttattacacTTCCTTAGCTACTTAAAATAGAATTACACAAATTTATTCATTTCTTCATCATAAGGTACAGCAATTACAACTTTTGTTTTACACAATATTCAATTGGAAATCACTGCTTTCATACTACACAAACAACAATTACAATTACTGTAACAACAACCAACAACAAACAAAATGCTAGTTTTAGAGCCCTAACTTCAGACTCCAAGCTTCCAAGCAAATTTCATTCTCCACTCCTCCATTTCAAAGCCAGAATTACCTCTgtcactttcttcttcttcatcagcAACTTTGTCGGTCCACATAAAGAGACCACACCACCTCTTGCCAACACTCTGCAACCACATTTCATGCCCATGGAGAAGAAATGTTACAAATTTAATAAGCAACGACGCTAGGTATATTCATTAACAAAAATCACTTACATTGTAGTTAGGACAACCATAAAATGTTCTCCCTGGATTTGTCTCTGTTCCTGACCACTTCAGGACGGGTCGACTACTACACTCACACCTATCTGGAATTCGTTCGTGACTACTTCTGGTGGTTTTCCTCCCACAGCTTCTCTCTGATCGTCGGTTACTGGAGCTACTAACATGGTTGCTGCCTCCACCCATCATGACCCACTCAAATCAAGCTCAACGGTGTTAGGGAAGACGAAGGAGagcagaaaagaagaaacagTCTGGTTTCTCGTGACAAATTCGGATTAGGGTTATAAATGAtttcagggactaaattgaGTTAAATAAAGATAACTGCCACATCAGATAACCGTTACCTCTCCAACATGGCCCCTCTCTATACACATCAGCGCGCCGTTAAGGAATATTCCCCAGAAAATGCTTCAGGGACGACCGTGAACCACTTGTGTTAAATTTGGGGATAATATTGAAGTCAGTGCAAGCTTAAGGACCACTTTGAGGGTCGAGTGCAAGTTCAGAGACTACTCTGAAGTTTAACTCgcaaaaattatttcataacAAATGACTGAATTTTAAAAAGGTAGTAAAATTAATTGGCCCAAGAAACTAATGCAAATTCTAAGTCAACACTTTTCTTGGTCCAACAACATCTTTGATCCgaactagaaaaaaaaagaaggaaatagaTCAAGCACTCTTTGGTTACCTACTCCTTTGATTACTGGAACTCAAATTTCAATTCGATTAATTACTTTCTTAAAAATCGTAACtccaaattcaattcaatttaatttgcaTTGATAGCTTCCACCCAAagctttcttgcttcctctctctcttgcttcGGTCAAATCAATCACTCagaaaaaaagatagaaaaaaaatggaagCCATAGATAAAAGACTATGAAAAAAGGCTAAGCAAGATTTTTTTCACATAAGAAAATCTGTGAAGAAAGgctaaaagatttttttgccaagaaagaaaacaaaagcttcGATCAAAAAGTAAATTCATCTTGGTAAAGTCACagcaaaagtttatttttatttttgtgcttCAAAGAAGATGTAAGCCTCAAAGTCTCAAGTTGgaagaagcaaaaatagaaaactTGAAGTCATTTTGGGTCAGATGCTCATCAATGTTCAGAATCAATTATTGGGACCAAAGTCAAGATCAATGGCCAAGATTGAAGAAGATGGATGAAAAAGGATGAGAGAGATGAATACAAATAGATTcaaactcactctctctctctctctctctctctctctctctcttctattcAAGCCGCCGCTACTCTGATGTTGAATAAGAAAGATGCTATGAGGGTGCAACTTGATTTCAACCTTGGAAGTTTCATCTCTCTATATTAAGGGTGAACGGCCAAGAGTTGAGGTAAGGAGAGAAAGTGAAAAAGCACAAAATTCTCATAACTATCCTAAAGCTCTCTGAGTTTTTCTCCTTCAATAATGTTcatttagtttctttttcttagttttgtcTGTTTGAGTCTTAGGGTGAAAAAGGCAAACATGGtcaggtttgtatgaaaaagccagtGAGAGATAAAAGGTAGTAAGCAAAATTAgagaaaaagtcatagatgtcTCAGAGTTTCTTTGTACATCTTTCTATTGTGTGTCATGATCATGTGAGAATTCCCTCACAAGTTGGATTAGCACTTTACTGTTAAAAGTTTGGTTTGAGTCCAAGTCAAATTCAGATTGGGGTTAGAATCTGGATTTGTCCAAAATAGGATTGGGTAGATTCTAGGAAAGAATTTGTATTTGTAATATTGAAAAAGATAGTGAAATTTCATTATTATTCTAATAGAGACTAGATATAGGCTACATTGTACCTAATAAATGAACTAGGATATATTTGGTCtcaattcttcttctctacttcttttctgtttctgattttcaaaagacaaaatgaaaaatatatctCAACTTATTacgaaacaaaaataaaaatatctcttaaaatttattgaaaaagtaaaagtaatattttacaaaaaaaaaaaattaagattcaaccccttctcttagccactaatTACTATCACCTTGTAATTGTGAAACATAATATAAGACCATAATCAAATTGGTACCTTGCTAAGTAATTAGCTTCCTTAGTAACTTGAGATTTGTTTTAAATACCGAAACTTATATGAAATAGaaagatttattttttcaaaatttgaaacgAGTTATGCTAAATTAATAAGATTTCTAATAGCTGTtatatagtattattttttctaaaaatttaaactgataACTGAGATATAAtgtatgtaaataaataattatatttttaacatatttttgttcttttatataagagtattttttatttacctaaatttttttgtataatttatttttcttatgtgACTTTTTTTAGAGAATAATAATGTTTGAATTCTAGaacttttaataataaaaattctaatttttagggaaaatagcataaaaatgaACTAAAAGTTTAGAATTTGATTCTTGTTAATCCGAATTTTTTTTAGCACAAGACCAATAaagaaaattatacaaaaatttacaaaaatctaaataattttttggataAGTACTATGTTGtaacataattatttatatatctctttTTATCGATTTAAGTCGGTAGGAATAATGATTTAATTTCACGATAATAACAAACAGTAACGATGGTCCGATTCAGTAAGTCAATTAGAattgaaaaagtataggtagacaattagaataataaataatgtgaacaatgaATATGTCCGATGTTCAATTCAATAGGTATACAGATGATtatgttcattatttttaatggaatggttatttcttttaattcgaTTTACTCATGCACAGTTAACAATTACTGGATGTTCAATTCTGTGTATATGGTTatcctaattttaatatttatgaagTAATTTGGGatagagtatttttttattctattagatCAATTTTAGAGCTTATTGATCACATTGATTACACGAAAGTTAGTTTTAAACAACATTGGTGGACATGAGGTAGGTAAAGCAAACTTCCTATAAAATGAAGTTTTAAGAACAGGCTAAAATAAAGTTGAAGTGCAAGAAAGAATTAATAATGGAGAGCACACACTCATCcctgagagaagaagaagctcgGAAGAACAATACTAGTGGGAGCAAGCCAGGTGGTTGGCCAAGCTTCCCCTTCATCATTGGTATATATTTTGTATGCATCATTATATTCAGTGAGTGACCTCTCTCATAAATGGATTTTCTAATATTTGGTGATTGATGACAGCCACAGTAGCTGGAATAACACTTGCAAGCTCAGGGATTTGGGCAAACTTGATCGTATATCTGATACAAGAGTTCAATATAAAGAGCATCAGTGCTACTCAGATTTCAAATGTGGTTAATGGAACCACTAATCTAGTCCCATTTGTTGCTGCTATCATTGCTGACTGTTTCTTTGGCTCTTTCACTCTTGTCTTGGTTTCCTCTTGTGTCTCTTTGCTGGTACTAATAACTtcacttttataattaaattagttaaaaattggtgaagttgataattaagagtcattaaataatttcagagatttgactaaattattattgattgcAGGGCACAATTGTATTTGCGTTGACTGCAAGCATAAAATCATTAAGGCCTAAACAGTGCATTAACAATGGATCAAACATATGCGAAGCAGCTTCTGTGATGCAATATGGAGTGTTATACGTTGGAATAGCGCTAGTAGCAATTGGTTTCGGTGGAACTCGCTTTACAACAGCAGCACTTGGAGCAAACCAGTTCCATGATAACACTCACCATCAAACCATCTTCTTCAACTGGTTCTTCTTCACTTGGTACGTTGTTTCAGTTGCAGGCTTCACCGGATTGGTTTACATTCAAGATAATGTGAGTTGGGGTGTGGGGTTCTGGATATGTGTGGTGTCAAACATGATTGGTGTCATGGTTTTCTTGATGGGGTACCGCTATTATCTCCCTCAAACTCCAAGGGGAAGAAGCGCCTTTGTGGATCTTGCAAGAGTTCCTGTTGCTTCTATTCGAAAGTGGAAATCTCAGCTTTCATCATCAACACAGGACTACTACAATGGTGCTCATCATCATGATGCTACGCTTCCAGCAGTCTCCGCAATACCAGCAAAAAGATTCAGGtactgtttatttatttatttgaattctgtttttttaagtattacctttaattttgatgcactcaCAGATTATGCGATGGTGCAATTACATCcgtcttttctattttttaatgcaGGTTTTTCAATCGTGCGGCTCTGCTTACTGAGGGAGACTCAATTGAGAAATCATGGAGGCTATGCACTGTTCAACAAGTGGAAGATTTTAAGAAAGTGATTGGAATTTTGCCACTCTTGACTTCAAGTATATTCCTAGCAATTCCAATAGGAATGGAAGCTAACCTATCGCTTCTTCAAGCATTGGTAATGGAAGCTCACTTAGGACCCCATTTCAAATTCCCAGCAGGCTCCCTTGGTGTCATACTCCTAATCTCCACATCTATTTTCCTCTCTCTTCTTGATAGGGTCCTATGGCCATTCTATCAAAAAATAACTGGAAAAACACCCACACCACTCCAACGAA belongs to Arachis duranensis cultivar V14167 chromosome 8, aradu.V14167.gnm2.J7QH, whole genome shotgun sequence and includes:
- the LOC107461589 gene encoding verprolin-like, with the translated sequence MDAYNDTYAFHINHIPGQKLWKKSLYKKPQTPKFKKMPGTPKKKRRKEVDEGPVGGKKQKITKMKRVYKEGSCRHCGGKGHNKSNCAKKKADDEAAAVAAVAAAAPSEANTGNQQQPLPAAPEVPDEGNATEIEVGMSQPMVSKNENEESHQVNQPQARPPKLPQKRRQPPPPAIASIPPAATSAPPLTVSNASPPATVPISNTPPPTSVCIDPMVGASVATTSRLRNAMRFVPTPGFKPPRKFNK
- the LOC107461675 gene encoding protein NRT1/ PTR FAMILY 2.6-like; this translates as MESTHSSLREEEARKNNTSGSKPGGWPSFPFIIATVAGITLASSGIWANLIVYLIQEFNIKSISATQISNVVNGTTNLVPFVAAIIADCFFGSFTLVLVSSCVSLLGTIVFALTASIKSLRPKQCINNGSNICEAASVMQYGVLYVGIALVAIGFGGTRFTTAALGANQFHDNTHHQTIFFNWFFFTWYVVSVAGFTGLVYIQDNVSWGVGFWICVVSNMIGVMVFLMGYRYYLPQTPRGRSAFVDLARVPVASIRKWKSQLSSSTQDYYNGAHHHDATLPAVSAIPAKRFRFFNRAALLTEGDSIEKSWRLCTVQQVEDFKKVIGILPLLTSSIFLAIPIGMEANLSLLQALVMEAHLGPHFKFPAGSLGVILLISTSIFLSLLDRVLWPFYQKITGKTPTPLQRIGVGHVFNILGMVVSAIVESKRLKMFHDANKSMSILWLFPQLVLVGVGEAFHFPGQVAFYYQQLPQSLSSTSTAMISLIIGIAFYLITALTHEVRRSTHWLPDNIDYGRVDNVYWMLVLFSGINFVYYLICATFYKYTKI